A section of the Gloeobacter violaceus PCC 7421 genome encodes:
- a CDS encoding HEPN domain-containing protein, which yields MSPEQTRLLARAGEAVAAARLLLEAGLFNDSASRSYYAMFYCASAMLLQLGARPKSHAGTISEFGRRCVMAGIASIEERDELILAERRRNAADYGTPQAEIDAHIAERLLETAGRWVERTPRQITEYARQSEPGGGKERSNGPDVER from the coding sequence TTGAGCCCCGAACAAACTCGGCTGCTGGCGCGGGCGGGCGAAGCGGTCGCTGCGGCGCGTCTGCTGCTGGAGGCCGGCTTGTTCAACGACAGCGCCTCGCGCTCCTACTACGCGATGTTTTACTGCGCTTCGGCGATGCTGCTGCAACTGGGTGCTCGTCCCAAAAGCCATGCGGGCACAATCTCGGAGTTCGGCCGCCGTTGTGTCATGGCCGGCATCGCGAGTATCGAAGAGCGCGACGAGCTGATCTTGGCGGAACGCAGGCGCAATGCGGCCGACTACGGCACCCCTCAGGCAGAGATCGACGCGCACATAGCAGAACGGTTGCTGGAGACCGCCGGGCGGTGGGTGGAGCGCACCCCGAGGCAAATCACTGAATACGCCCGACAAAGCGAGCCAGGCGGCGGGAAGGAACGCTCCAACGGGCCGGATGTTGAACGTTGA
- a CDS encoding alpha/beta fold hydrolase has product MKIRYGFRQVGDVEVFYREAGSSDAPVILLLHGFPTASHMFRDLIPLLADRFRLVAPDLPGFGQTKAPPRGTFDYTFDRLADVIEGFVDALSLDQYVLYIFDYGAPIGLRLAMRHSERISAIVSQNGNAYIEGFSDEWGTWESYWREPSAANREACRPSLAPDIIRNWQYGTGADPNLLSPDGYELDIAYMGRPGAEEIQLDLILDYRSNVALYPVFQSYFREHRPPLLAVWGRHDPAFLPAGAAAYQRDLPDAKIHLLDAGHFALETHAEEVAILIRTFLDSAIGSTTVKI; this is encoded by the coding sequence ATGAAAATACGCTACGGGTTTCGACAGGTCGGCGATGTCGAAGTGTTCTACCGCGAGGCTGGGTCAAGCGATGCGCCAGTGATACTGCTGTTGCACGGCTTTCCAACCGCTAGCCACATGTTCCGCGACCTGATCCCTCTCCTTGCCGATCGCTTTCGGCTCGTCGCGCCGGATCTGCCTGGTTTCGGACAGACCAAGGCACCGCCGCGCGGGACGTTCGACTACACGTTCGACCGCCTTGCCGACGTGATCGAGGGCTTCGTCGATGCTTTGTCGCTCGATCAATACGTGCTCTACATCTTCGACTACGGTGCGCCGATAGGACTGCGTCTGGCGATGCGCCATTCTGAACGGATATCTGCGATCGTCTCGCAGAACGGCAACGCCTACATTGAGGGTTTCAGTGACGAATGGGGCACGTGGGAGTCCTATTGGCGCGAACCGAGCGCAGCGAACCGGGAAGCCTGCCGACCCTCGCTCGCGCCGGACATAATCCGGAACTGGCAGTATGGTACCGGAGCCGATCCAAACCTTTTGTCGCCCGACGGCTACGAACTTGACATCGCCTACATGGGGCGACCGGGCGCGGAGGAGATCCAGCTCGACCTAATCCTCGACTACCGCAGCAACGTCGCGCTCTATCCGGTCTTCCAGTCCTACTTTCGCGAGCACCGTCCGCCGCTTCTCGCCGTTTGGGGCCGTCATGATCCGGCGTTTCTGCCCGCTGGTGCCGCCGCTTATCAGCGAGATCTCCCGGATGCAAAGATTCATCTGCTCGATGCCGGACATTTCGCGCTGGAGACACATGCGGAGGAGGTGGCAATTTTGATCCGCACGTTCCTCGATAGCGCGATCGGTTCCACCACAGTGAAAATCTAA
- a CDS encoding TetR/AcrR family transcriptional regulator, with product METRKSQGVQGRPRAFNIDTALDQALLLFWRKGYLGTSLTDLTEAMGINRPSLYAAFGNKETLFRKALDRYRDQHNYRDALEEPTARRVIERMMQGVVDLVTNPGNPSRCLVTQSLLACAEPEDPLHQELAERRAAGEIAIRARFERALSEGDLPPDADPAALARFVLTVNAGLSVQAAGGASRTELLQVVQTALQACPILD from the coding sequence ATGGAAACGAGAAAGTCTCAGGGTGTGCAGGGTCGTCCTCGCGCTTTTAATATCGACACAGCTTTAGATCAGGCTTTGCTGCTGTTCTGGCGCAAGGGCTATTTGGGGACATCGCTCACCGATCTGACTGAGGCGATGGGTATTAACCGTCCCAGCCTTTACGCCGCCTTTGGCAACAAGGAGACTTTATTCCGCAAGGCACTCGACCGCTATCGCGATCAGCACAACTATCGGGATGCCCTTGAGGAACCAACGGCTCGGAGAGTGATCGAGCGGATGATGCAGGGCGTTGTGGATTTAGTGACCAATCCAGGCAATCCGTCTAGATGTCTGGTTACACAGAGTCTGCTCGCCTGTGCAGAGCCAGAGGATCCGCTTCATCAAGAATTGGCAGAACGCCGAGCGGCAGGCGAGATTGCTATCCGCGCTCGCTTCGAGCGGGCGTTATCTGAGGGGGACTTGCCGCCTGATGCTGACCCTGCTGCCCTTGCCCGCTTTGTACTCACGGTCAACGCTGGACTGTCCGTGCAAGCAGCAGGTGGAGCCAGTCGCACGGAACTCCTACAAGTTGTTCAGACGGCATTGCAAGCCTGCCCAATATTAGA
- a CDS encoding nucleotidyltransferase family protein — MAGPFTADFAVEPLSSKQLGRLLADLRSELEILYGPRLVRSVLFGSYARGAAGSESDVDVLTVLTDPVDPMLEIERTGALVGRLLSEHGKLVGLLAVGKLLYDTGGWSLVENVREEGIEF; from the coding sequence ATGGCAGGCCCCTTTACGGCGGATTTTGCGGTTGAACCTTTGAGTAGCAAGCAGCTCGGACGGCTACTCGCCGATTTGCGTTCGGAACTCGAAATACTGTACGGTCCGCGTCTGGTGCGGTCGGTCCTGTTCGGCTCCTACGCGCGAGGTGCCGCTGGTTCCGAATCGGATGTGGACGTGCTCACGGTGCTGACAGATCCGGTCGATCCGATGTTGGAGATCGAGCGCACCGGTGCGCTGGTGGGGCGGCTACTAAGCGAGCATGGTAAGCTCGTCGGGCTGTTGGCCGTCGGGAAATTGTTATACGACACGGGCGGGTGGAGCCTTGTCGAGAACGTGCGTGAGGAGGGGATCGAATTTTGA
- a CDS encoding DevA family ABC transporter ATP-binding protein yields MSQTPVIAIRRLDHTFGHGALERRVLSDIDLTIAGGELVILTGPSGSGKTTLLTLIGALRSPQSGSLQVLGQELCGADEAALVAIRRNIGYIFQSHNLLGFLTARQNVQMAAELSAASPAEARSLSEAMLVAVGLGDRLDYYPENLSGGQKQRVAIARALVNRPSLVLADEPTAALDSKSGREVVELMQQLAADQGCAILMVTHDSRILDVATRTVHMEDGRLVQSETAVRA; encoded by the coding sequence ATGTCCCAGACGCCTGTGATTGCCATCCGCCGGCTCGACCACACCTTCGGCCACGGCGCCCTCGAACGCCGGGTACTCTCGGACATCGATCTCACCATCGCCGGGGGGGAGCTGGTGATCCTCACCGGCCCTTCCGGTTCCGGCAAAACGACGCTGCTCACGCTGATTGGCGCGCTGCGCTCCCCCCAGAGCGGCAGCCTTCAAGTACTCGGCCAGGAGCTGTGCGGAGCGGACGAAGCAGCTCTGGTGGCCATCCGCCGCAACATCGGCTATATCTTCCAGTCCCACAATTTGCTCGGCTTTCTAACTGCCCGCCAGAACGTGCAGATGGCGGCGGAGCTGAGCGCTGCGAGTCCTGCCGAGGCGCGCTCCCTCTCCGAAGCGATGCTGGTGGCGGTGGGTCTGGGCGATCGGCTCGATTACTACCCGGAGAATCTTTCCGGCGGTCAGAAGCAGCGCGTCGCCATCGCCCGCGCCCTGGTGAACCGACCTTCCCTGGTATTGGCCGACGAACCGACCGCCGCCCTCGACAGCAAATCCGGCCGCGAGGTAGTGGAGTTGATGCAGCAGTTGGCCGCCGATCAAGGCTGCGCCATCTTGATGGTCACCCACGACAGCCGCATCCTCGATGTCGCCACCCGCACCGTACACATGGAAGACGGACGGCTGGTGCAGAGTGAAACCGCCGTGCGCGCTTGA
- a CDS encoding PadR family transcriptional regulator, producing MALAHAILALLADRSFSGYELTKEFEGSVGCFWKATHQQIYRELAALEERAFVHADLVTQEGRPNKKLYELTEAGKRWLSEWLAEPSEPCVIREDMLVKMFAGYLTSPEVLIAEIERRKALHAEKLEYYRQVEREHFGDLSTIPIEKRFGYLSLKRGLRYEADWVAWCDEAAALLHSPTFAPPG from the coding sequence ATGGCACTGGCGCACGCGATACTGGCACTGCTGGCGGACCGCTCCTTCAGCGGTTACGAGTTGACTAAAGAATTCGAAGGCTCGGTGGGGTGTTTCTGGAAAGCGACCCACCAGCAGATTTACCGGGAGTTGGCGGCGCTTGAGGAGCGCGCTTTCGTGCACGCGGATCTGGTCACCCAGGAAGGACGGCCCAACAAGAAGCTCTACGAATTGACGGAGGCGGGCAAGCGCTGGCTTTCCGAGTGGCTGGCCGAGCCGAGCGAACCGTGCGTGATCCGCGAGGACATGCTAGTCAAAATGTTCGCGGGTTATCTCACCTCCCCGGAGGTGCTCATCGCCGAAATCGAAAGGCGCAAGGCCTTGCACGCCGAGAAGCTCGAGTACTACCGACAGGTCGAGCGGGAGCACTTCGGCGATCTGAGCACCATACCGATCGAGAAGCGCTTCGGGTACCTTTCGCTCAAGCGCGGGCTGCGCTATGAAGCGGACTGGGTGGCGTGGTGCGACGAAGCGGCGGCCCTGCTGCACTCCCCCACCTTCGCACCGCCCGGGTAA
- a CDS encoding SDR family NAD(P)-dependent oxidoreductase, giving the protein MTTTLAGKVALVTGGSRGLGAAIASALAAQGADVAISYVVSAEKAEAVVQELKKTGVRAIAIKSDQSDPSSAKSLIDAVVSHFGKLHILVNNAAIVVQGKKVDDPELNADEYDRQWYINVLGAVATTRAAAQKLSDCGRIIFIGSGLGSRVPFPGVADYAGTKAAIVGYAKGVQRDLGPRNITVNVVQPGIMPTDMAAAVADKLPEAIMDLHAIRRIATLEEVAATVCFLAGSDAGYISGGVVDVSGGFQI; this is encoded by the coding sequence ATGACGACAACACTGGCAGGCAAAGTTGCACTGGTTACGGGTGGTTCTCGCGGTCTAGGAGCGGCGATCGCCTCAGCACTAGCCGCCCAAGGTGCTGACGTTGCAATCAGCTATGTCGTGTCAGCAGAAAAAGCGGAGGCGGTCGTTCAGGAGTTGAAAAAGACAGGCGTGCGCGCCATCGCGATCAAGAGCGACCAGTCCGACCCGTCTTCCGCTAAGTCCTTGATCGATGCCGTCGTCTCACATTTCGGTAAGCTCCACATCCTCGTGAACAATGCGGCGATCGTGGTTCAGGGCAAGAAGGTTGACGATCCTGAACTCAATGCCGATGAATACGACCGTCAGTGGTACATCAATGTGCTCGGTGCTGTTGCAACAACGCGAGCCGCAGCACAGAAACTCTCGGACTGTGGGCGGATCATTTTCATCGGTTCTGGCCTTGGCAGCCGTGTCCCATTCCCAGGCGTGGCGGACTACGCGGGCACTAAGGCGGCGATCGTAGGGTATGCGAAAGGTGTCCAGCGTGATCTTGGTCCGCGCAACATCACCGTAAACGTCGTGCAGCCAGGCATCATGCCGACGGACATGGCGGCAGCCGTAGCCGACAAACTGCCGGAAGCGATCATGGATCTTCACGCAATCCGCCGGATCGCAACCTTGGAGGAGGTGGCGGCGACCGTTTGCTTCCTTGCAGGTTCAGACGCTGGCTACATCAGCGGCGGCGTAGTGGATGTGTCCGGCGGATTCCAAATCTGA
- the devC gene encoding ABC transporter permease DevC has translation MKMPLAWLQLTRERVRLLVAVAGIGFAVILMFLQLGFRAALFDGAVRLHASFEADIFLIGPKSSALVSMQSFSQRRLYQAMAVPGVAGASPVYLDFGRFRNPESNETRGIFVVGFNPGEPVFRLGEVNRKLASIRKSDTVLFDRASRSEYGPIASRYTGGQSIVTEVNDRRVRVGGLFQMGTSFAINGTLITSDLNFLRLFGERSKGLVDLGLVRLTPGADPERVKADLRAALPADVRVLSRQEYMDFEKDYWNRSTPIGYIFALGAAMGFIVGTIIVYQILYTDVSDHLAEYATLKAIGYTNGYLLGVVFQEAFLLSLLGFVPGFAISLGLYDLTRGATLLPLAMDPLRAAIIFALTVLMCAISGAIAVRRLRAADPAEIFA, from the coding sequence ATGAAGATGCCCCTCGCCTGGTTGCAACTGACCCGCGAGCGGGTGCGGCTGCTGGTCGCCGTGGCCGGCATCGGCTTTGCGGTAATCTTGATGTTTTTGCAGCTCGGCTTTCGTGCCGCCCTGTTCGATGGCGCCGTTCGGTTGCACGCGAGTTTCGAAGCGGACATCTTTCTTATCGGTCCCAAATCGAGCGCGCTGGTGAGTATGCAGAGTTTCTCGCAGCGGCGGCTCTACCAGGCGATGGCCGTACCGGGGGTGGCGGGGGCGAGTCCCGTCTATCTGGACTTTGGCCGCTTTCGCAACCCCGAGAGCAACGAGACGCGCGGCATTTTTGTGGTGGGTTTTAACCCGGGCGAGCCGGTCTTTCGCCTGGGCGAGGTGAACCGCAAACTGGCCTCCATCCGCAAATCCGACACGGTGCTTTTTGATCGGGCCTCGCGCAGCGAATATGGACCGATTGCCTCCCGCTACACCGGCGGCCAGTCCATCGTCACCGAGGTCAACGACCGGCGGGTGCGGGTGGGGGGCCTCTTTCAGATGGGCACTTCCTTTGCCATCAACGGTACCCTCATCACCAGCGACCTCAATTTCTTGCGCCTCTTTGGCGAGCGCAGCAAGGGCCTGGTAGATCTGGGCCTGGTGCGCCTCACTCCCGGCGCCGACCCGGAGCGGGTGAAAGCCGATTTGCGCGCTGCACTGCCCGCGGATGTGCGCGTGTTGTCGCGCCAGGAGTACATGGACTTCGAAAAAGATTACTGGAACCGCAGCACGCCCATCGGTTATATCTTTGCCCTCGGTGCGGCCATGGGTTTCATCGTGGGTACGATCATCGTCTACCAGATTCTCTATACCGATGTGAGCGATCACCTGGCCGAGTACGCGACGCTCAAGGCGATCGGCTACACCAACGGCTACCTGCTCGGTGTGGTCTTCCAGGAAGCCTTCTTGCTGTCGCTGTTGGGCTTTGTTCCCGGTTTTGCCATCTCCCTGGGTCTGTACGACCTGACGCGGGGGGCGACGCTGTTGCCGCTGGCGATGGATCCGCTGCGCGCGGCCATTATCTTCGCCCTCACGGTACTGATGTGCGCCATTTCCGGCGCCATCGCCGTGCGCCGCTTGCGCGCCGCCGATCCGGCCGAAATCTTCGCCTAA
- a CDS encoding SDR family NAD(P)-dependent oxidoreductase, producing the protein MTQKYGPKTTTDEVLSGIELKGKRFLITGASSGIGLETARSLVSHGASVVGAVRNLAKAEPATASVRDAASQGGSLELINLDLASLQSVRACADKLLADGQPFDAIIANAGVMATPFGRTIDGFEVQFGTNHLGHFALINQIEPLLANDGRLVVLSSLAHRGADIDLDDPNFEQQAYDPWVAYSRSKTANSLFAVEFDRRYRDRGIRAASVMPGNSLTDLPRHLSPEDLQGLLQTVDAARTEAGLPPKELKEISQAAATSVWAAVVANKDEIGGHYLEDCAVVPIDDTPNPFADGVRSYALDANRAKQLWAKSEELISAAS; encoded by the coding sequence ATGACCCAAAAATATGGACCCAAGACAACAACCGACGAAGTGCTTTCCGGCATTGAACTCAAGGGAAAGCGATTTCTGATTACGGGTGCATCGTCGGGCATTGGGCTTGAAACCGCCCGCTCACTGGTCTCTCACGGCGCTAGCGTCGTCGGCGCGGTCAGAAACCTCGCTAAAGCTGAGCCAGCCACTGCATCGGTTCGTGATGCCGCGTCGCAGGGCGGCAGCTTGGAGTTGATCAATCTCGATCTGGCATCCTTGCAAAGCGTTCGCGCCTGTGCGGATAAACTGTTGGCTGACGGTCAACCGTTCGATGCCATCATCGCTAACGCTGGTGTTATGGCAACTCCGTTCGGTCGGACGATCGACGGCTTTGAAGTCCAGTTCGGGACGAACCATCTTGGCCATTTTGCCCTGATCAATCAGATCGAGCCGCTGCTCGCCAATGATGGACGGCTGGTGGTCCTATCATCGCTCGCGCATCGCGGTGCCGATATCGACTTGGACGATCCGAATTTCGAGCAGCAGGCATACGATCCATGGGTCGCTTATAGCCGATCGAAAACCGCCAATTCACTATTCGCTGTGGAGTTTGACAGGCGGTATCGCGATCGCGGCATTCGGGCTGCTTCGGTGATGCCCGGAAACAGTCTGACGGATCTACCCCGCCATCTCTCGCCAGAGGACTTGCAGGGACTTTTGCAGACTGTTGACGCAGCGCGCACGGAAGCGGGTCTGCCGCCGAAAGAGTTGAAAGAAATTTCGCAGGCAGCCGCGACATCGGTCTGGGCAGCAGTCGTGGCGAATAAAGACGAGATCGGTGGACATTATCTTGAGGATTGTGCGGTCGTGCCGATCGATGATACGCCCAACCCGTTTGCCGACGGCGTCAGGTCGTATGCGCTCGACGCTAACAGGGCTAAGCAACTGTGGGCGAAAAGCGAGGAATTGATCAGCGCTGCGTCTTGA
- a CDS encoding glycosyltransferase family 4 protein, which yields MALTVVFNGNYLSLRPTGIGQYVLNLWRCWRHAQKPLRAFMPAEYLQEPLRGHRTVKTPGHLARLIWNQTILPTRLRPGEVLFNPVPEGPLVGGLPQVTAAHDTIPLIFPELFPRKQAYFRYLVPACLRRAARILCNSEQTRADLVRFYGLDPAGMTVIPLACDRERFFPRPADPRQLAFYGLEADQYLLYVGSHEPHKNLARLIEAFARVAGDWPGKLAIAGACDPRYTPPLMRLAEQRGIAARVRWLDYPADADLPLLYRGAHLFAFPSLYEGFGLPVLEAMACGAAVLTSTRGALAEVAGQAAVLVEPESAEGIAAGLEQLFDPRVRAKYRTLALQRAAEFSWERTAEATWQVIEGVGSPPAPP from the coding sequence ATGGCCCTGACGGTCGTCTTCAACGGAAATTATCTGTCGCTGCGGCCTACCGGCATCGGCCAGTACGTCCTCAACCTCTGGCGCTGCTGGCGGCACGCGCAGAAGCCTCTGCGCGCCTTTATGCCTGCGGAGTACCTGCAAGAACCGCTCAGAGGCCACCGCACGGTCAAAACACCCGGCCACCTGGCCCGTCTCATCTGGAATCAGACGATCCTGCCCACCCGCCTGCGGCCGGGCGAGGTGCTGTTCAATCCGGTACCGGAGGGGCCGCTGGTGGGTGGACTGCCCCAGGTCACCGCCGCCCACGACACCATTCCGCTCATCTTCCCGGAACTTTTCCCGCGCAAACAGGCGTACTTTCGCTATCTGGTGCCCGCCTGTCTGCGCCGGGCGGCACGGATCTTGTGCAATTCCGAGCAGACCCGCGCCGATCTGGTGCGCTTCTACGGCCTCGACCCAGCCGGGATGACCGTGATCCCCCTTGCCTGCGACCGGGAGCGTTTTTTCCCGCGCCCGGCCGATCCCAGGCAACTGGCCTTCTACGGCCTGGAGGCCGACCAGTACCTGCTCTACGTCGGCTCCCACGAGCCCCACAAAAACCTGGCTCGGCTCATCGAAGCCTTCGCCCGGGTGGCTGGCGATTGGCCGGGCAAGCTCGCTATCGCCGGAGCCTGCGATCCCCGGTATACTCCCCCGCTGATGCGTCTGGCGGAGCAACGGGGGATCGCTGCCCGGGTGCGCTGGCTCGATTATCCGGCCGACGCGGATCTGCCCTTGCTCTACAGGGGCGCGCACCTGTTCGCCTTTCCCAGCCTGTACGAAGGATTCGGCCTGCCGGTGCTGGAGGCGATGGCTTGTGGCGCGGCAGTGCTCACCTCCACCCGCGGAGCGCTCGCGGAGGTGGCAGGGCAAGCGGCGGTACTGGTCGAACCGGAGTCCGCCGAGGGGATCGCCGCCGGTTTGGAGCAGCTGTTTGACCCTCGGGTACGGGCGAAGTACCGCACCCTTGCCCTGCAAAGGGCCGCCGAATTCAGCTGGGAGCGCACCGCCGAGGCGACCTGGCAGGTGATTGAGGGGGTGGGATCCCCCCCTGCCCCCCCTTGA
- a CDS encoding ABC exporter membrane fusion protein → MATLSRFPGQTASRWRVFLAIAAAVGGGAVLFYGLSARQPGAAPVVRAPSAPVVRAVVASGRLEPEGEVVRLAAPTAFEATRLEKLLVREGDRVKAGQAVAVLDRRGRYAATVVQARSQVKVAQARLAQVRAGAKGGELAAQRAGIDRLAGELEIARTEWERYAALERDGAISASALDSKRLAMRTLEGQLAQARNALVATAEVRPTDVLEAQAQVEQARSAQARAEADLEVAYVRALADGQVLKIHAWPGEVIGPEGIAEVGRTDRMYAVAEVYETEIGRVRPGQRARITSANGAFAGPLGGAVDQVGRIIAKKDVLNTDPAADIDARVVEVKIRLDPADGRRVSGLTNLQVDVAIEPNRSAKP, encoded by the coding sequence ATGGCAACTCTCAGTCGGTTTCCAGGCCAGACGGCGAGCCGGTGGCGGGTGTTCTTGGCGATCGCTGCCGCGGTGGGCGGCGGGGCGGTGTTGTTCTATGGTCTTTCGGCGCGGCAGCCGGGGGCGGCACCGGTAGTGCGGGCGCCTTCTGCGCCGGTAGTGCGGGCGGTGGTCGCTTCGGGGCGGCTCGAACCGGAGGGCGAGGTGGTCCGCCTGGCGGCGCCCACGGCCTTCGAGGCGACGCGGCTGGAGAAGCTGTTGGTGCGCGAGGGAGACCGGGTCAAAGCCGGGCAGGCGGTAGCGGTGCTCGATCGGCGGGGCCGCTACGCGGCGACGGTCGTCCAGGCCCGCTCCCAGGTCAAAGTCGCCCAGGCGCGGCTGGCGCAGGTGCGCGCCGGGGCAAAAGGCGGTGAACTGGCAGCCCAGCGCGCCGGGATCGACCGGCTGGCGGGTGAACTGGAGATTGCCCGCACCGAGTGGGAGCGCTACGCGGCACTGGAGCGCGATGGGGCGATTTCGGCATCTGCCCTCGACAGCAAGCGCCTGGCGATGCGCACCCTCGAGGGGCAGTTGGCCCAGGCCCGCAACGCCCTGGTCGCCACCGCCGAGGTGCGTCCCACCGATGTGCTCGAAGCCCAGGCGCAGGTGGAGCAGGCCCGCTCGGCGCAGGCGCGGGCCGAGGCGGATCTCGAAGTGGCCTACGTGCGCGCCCTGGCGGATGGCCAGGTGCTCAAGATCCACGCCTGGCCGGGCGAGGTGATTGGTCCTGAAGGCATCGCCGAGGTGGGCCGCACCGACCGGATGTACGCGGTGGCCGAGGTGTACGAGACGGAGATAGGCCGGGTGCGCCCGGGGCAGCGGGCGCGGATCACCAGTGCCAACGGCGCCTTCGCTGGTCCCCTGGGCGGCGCGGTGGATCAGGTGGGTCGGATCATTGCCAAGAAGGATGTGCTCAACACCGACCCCGCCGCCGACATCGACGCGCGGGTGGTCGAGGTCAAAATTCGTCTGGACCCGGCGGACGGTCGCCGGGTGAGCGGCCTCACCAACCTGCAGGTGGATGTGGCCATTGAGCCGAATCGGAGTGCCAAACCATGA